DNA sequence from the Candidatus Nanopelagicales bacterium genome:
TCGAGGCCGAGCTGGCGGAGGACCTCGCAGAGATCGACGAGGGCGACGGCAAGTCCGCCAAGGGCAAGGGCGCTGAGGAGGGCAAGGGTGGCGACGAGAAGTCCGCCGAGGCCTTCGTCATCTCCGACGTCGACGACACCGACGAGCCGGTCCAGCAGGTCACCGTCGCCGGCGCGACGGCGGACCCGGTCAAGGACTACCTCAAGCAGATCGGCAAGGTCCCGCTGCTCAACGCCGAGCAGGAGGTGGAGCTGGCCAAGCGGATCGAGGCCGGGCTGTTCGCGGAGGAGAAGCTGAACTCCGGGGTCAAGCTGGACCCCAAGTTGCGCCGCGACCTGGAGTGGATCGCCGAGGACGGCCGCCGGGCGAAGAACCACCTGCTGGAGGCGAACCTGCGGCTAGTGGTCTCGCTGGCCAAGCGCTACACCGGCCGCGGCATGCTGTTCCTGGACCTGATCCAGGAGGGCAACCTGGGCCTGATCCGCGCGGTGGAGAAGTTCGACTACACCAAGGGCTACAAGTTCTCCACGTACGCCACTTGGTGGATCCGGCAGGCGATCACCCGCGCGATGGCCGACCAGGCGCGCACCATCCGCATCCCGGTGCACATGGTGGAGGTCATCAACAAGCTGGCCCGGGTGCAGCGGCAGATGCTGCAGGACCTCGGGCGCGAGCCCACCCCCGAGGAGCTGGCCCGCGAGCTCGACATGACCCCGGAGAAGGTCGTCGAGGTGCAGAAGTACGGCCGCGAGCCGATCTCCCTGCACACCCCGCTCGGTGAGGACGGCGACAGCGAGTTCGGCGACCTGATCGAGGACTCCGAGGCCATCGTGCCCTCGGATGCGGTGTCGTTCACGCTGCTGCAGGAGCAGCTGGAGTCGGTGCTGGACACGCTGTCCGACCGCGAGGCTGGAGTGGTCCGGATGCGGTTCGGCCTGACCGACGGGCAGCCGAAGACGCTCGACGAGATCGGCAAGGTCTACGGCGTCACCCGCGAGCGGATCCGGCAGATCGAGTCCAAGACCATGTCCAAGCTGCGCCACCCGTCCCGCTCGCAGGTCTTGCGCGACTACCTGGACTGATCCACCGCACGGTTCGAGAGGCGGGGACGCGACCTCGAGTCACTCCCTGCGCGGGGTGCTCCGAGTGCGCAGCAGGGTGTTGATCTTCCGCGGAAGATCAACACCCTGCTGGGCCGATCTTCGGCCGACCCCGTTCCCCACCGCGACTACCCGGACTGGTGGCTGGACCGGCCCGGCCGCCCGAGACCGACGGCGTGCGACGTGGTGCGCGGGCCCACGACGGACGGCGGCTTCGGGGTTACCGTGGACCGGCGCTGGCATCGACCGGTGCCGGTGAGCGCCGGGGAGACGACATGCTGTCCGACTTCACACCGTTCACGACCGTCCCGACGGCGGACCTGGGCCGCGCCCGGGCCTTCTACGAGGACATCCTCGGCTTCGCCGCCGGGGATGAGGAGATGGGGGGAGGGGTCCGCTACGCCGCGGGCTCCGGCGGCCTCCTGCTGTACCCGTCGCAGTTCGCCGGGACCAACCAGGCGACCGCGATGGCCTTCCGGGTCGACGTCGACGAGTTCGACGCGGAGG
Encoded proteins:
- a CDS encoding RNA polymerase sigma factor; its protein translation is MSQSRAATSTASSGATTRTSSASKKPPAKTASARAAAKPPAKKAPAKAAAKPAAKKTPATKAPATKTSAKPASKPAAKKAPAKAAPATAPAKASATKAPAKAAGSKAAGTKAAASAAPKAAAKKAAASAAPKAAAKKAAAPAKGKTAQGRAASKTAEGDEGVEPTAGAEDGGAGEDGGAGDEVDAAELAEAGELEAELEAELAEDLAEIDEGDGKSAKGKGAEEGKGGDEKSAEAFVISDVDDTDEPVQQVTVAGATADPVKDYLKQIGKVPLLNAEQEVELAKRIEAGLFAEEKLNSGVKLDPKLRRDLEWIAEDGRRAKNHLLEANLRLVVSLAKRYTGRGMLFLDLIQEGNLGLIRAVEKFDYTKGYKFSTYATWWIRQAITRAMADQARTIRIPVHMVEVINKLARVQRQMLQDLGREPTPEELARELDMTPEKVVEVQKYGREPISLHTPLGEDGDSEFGDLIEDSEAIVPSDAVSFTLLQEQLESVLDTLSDREAGVVRMRFGLTDGQPKTLDEIGKVYGVTRERIRQIESKTMSKLRHPSRSQVLRDYLD
- a CDS encoding VOC family protein, with the translated sequence MLSDFTPFTTVPTADLGRARAFYEDILGFAAGDEEMGGGVRYAAGSGGLLLYPSQFAGTNQATAMAFRVDVDEFDAEVARLRNNGVTFDTFEWDQVDWVDGVATMEGGKAAWFRDPDGNIINLMTAENG